A region from the Methanomassiliicoccales archaeon genome encodes:
- a CDS encoding NGG1p interacting factor NIF3, whose product MKLIDVYRTAIKLGREADVRSAKEIETELKREREKHEKLDAKGKKRFDADRLWNPYADSRLLYGDPGTEVKEMLWGIDVTSAEIVLADRLRERGRNVDAVMGHHPTGLARSTFPEVMHAMEHMMEDFGVPINVAEDVIAPRIKEVQRGVHPANFNQAVDACRLLDVPFMCLHSPCDMLGQRFVQKLTEKKRPERVCDVIDLLSEIPEYDMAMKLNNHPEVVVGDRGRKAGKIMVKFAGGTAGPKEMYDSLSKAGVGTFVCMHMPENHLEEARKAHINVIVAGHMASDSVGINLMADSMEEKGVNITPFSGLLRYERK is encoded by the coding sequence ATGAAGCTCATCGATGTCTACAGGACCGCCATCAAGCTTGGCCGGGAGGCGGACGTCCGCAGCGCCAAGGAGATCGAAACGGAACTGAAAAGGGAGAGGGAGAAGCACGAGAAACTGGATGCCAAAGGCAAGAAGCGCTTCGACGCCGACCGTCTCTGGAACCCCTACGCCGATTCGCGTCTTCTGTACGGGGATCCGGGAACGGAGGTCAAGGAGATGTTATGGGGCATCGATGTGACCTCGGCGGAGATCGTGCTGGCGGACCGCCTGCGCGAGCGCGGCCGCAACGTGGATGCGGTCATGGGCCACCACCCTACTGGCTTGGCAAGGTCCACCTTCCCTGAGGTCATGCATGCCATGGAGCACATGATGGAGGATTTCGGCGTCCCGATCAACGTGGCTGAGGACGTCATCGCGCCCCGCATCAAGGAGGTGCAGAGAGGCGTGCACCCGGCCAACTTCAACCAGGCGGTGGACGCCTGCCGCCTTCTGGACGTTCCGTTCATGTGCCTTCACTCCCCCTGCGACATGCTGGGACAGAGGTTCGTGCAGAAGCTCACGGAAAAGAAAAGGCCGGAGCGGGTATGCGATGTCATCGATCTACTATCGGAGATACCGGAGTACGATATGGCCATGAAGCTGAACAACCATCCTGAGGTGGTCGTGGGGGATAGAGGCCGAAAAGCGGGCAAGATCATGGTGAAGTTCGCCGGCGGGACCGCGGGACCGAAGGAGATGTACGACTCGCTTTCCAAGGCGGGGGTAGGAACCTTCGTCTGCATGCACATGCCCGAGAATCACCTGGAGGAGGCGAGGAAGGCGCATATCAATGTGATAGTCGCTGGACATATGGCTTCCGATTCCGTGGGCATCAATCTCATGGCGGACAGTATGGAGGAGAAGGGAGTGAACATCACGCCTTTCTCGGGCTTGCTGAGGTACGAGAGGAAATGA
- a CDS encoding flavodoxin family protein gives MAVQGSPRMDKGMTALILNPLLEGMKGAGAEVTLLYARKLKIRPCTGDFACWGRTPGECHFKDDMQELYPKFREAEVWVFGIPYYAVMPGEMQNLLNRLVPFLELVIRSEGGIMLPSRRKELQLKHIVLVSSCYFWEMEQFEELLGVMRKFSRAMGADLTAVLRPHAIVLRRKIDKGEDVSSVLDAAKAAGVEMVRQGSISDKTLRSIGEPLISREDYIKMHDEAGKS, from the coding sequence GTGGCGGTCCAGGGCAGCCCGAGAATGGACAAGGGAATGACGGCGCTCATCCTGAACCCGCTCCTGGAAGGCATGAAGGGGGCGGGGGCGGAGGTCACCTTATTGTATGCCAGGAAGTTGAAGATCAGACCGTGCACTGGAGATTTCGCTTGCTGGGGAAGAACGCCGGGAGAGTGTCATTTCAAAGATGACATGCAGGAGCTCTATCCCAAGTTCCGGGAGGCGGAGGTCTGGGTGTTCGGCATACCCTACTACGCGGTCATGCCAGGAGAGATGCAGAACCTTCTGAACAGACTAGTGCCTTTTTTGGAGCTGGTGATTAGGTCCGAGGGCGGCATCATGCTGCCTAGTAGGAGGAAGGAGCTGCAGCTCAAGCACATCGTCCTCGTCTCCAGCTGCTATTTCTGGGAGATGGAGCAGTTCGAAGAGCTGCTAGGTGTCATGAGGAAGTTCTCCAGGGCCATGGGGGCAGATCTCACTGCCGTGCTGCGCCCTCACGCCATTGTGCTGAGAAGGAAGATTGACAAGGGGGAGGACGTGAGCTCAGTACTGGACGCCGCGAAGGCAGCGGGAGTCGAAATGGTGCGGCAAGGTTCGATCTCGGACAAGACCCTCCGTTCGATCGGCGAACCTCTGATCTCGCGAGAGGATTACATCAAGATGCACGATGAAGCAGGCAAAAGTTGA
- the rpl12p gene encoding 50S ribosomal protein P1 has protein sequence MEYVYSALVLHAAGKQINEESVAAVLQSAGVAPDATRIKALTASLEGIDIDEAIASAAVMAAPAAAPAAAPAAGEKKEAKKEEEKKEHVSEEEAAAGLGALFG, from the coding sequence ATGGAATACGTATACAGCGCCCTGGTTCTTCATGCCGCTGGAAAGCAAATCAACGAGGAGTCGGTCGCCGCTGTCCTGCAGAGCGCCGGCGTAGCGCCGGATGCCACCAGGATCAAGGCCCTGACCGCTTCATTGGAGGGCATAGACATCGACGAGGCCATCGCAAGCGCCGCCGTCATGGCTGCCCCGGCCGCCGCGCCCGCCGCTGCTCCAGCCGCTGGAGAGAAGAAGGAAGCGAAGAAGGAAGAGGAGAAGAAGGAACATGTCAGCGAGGAAGAGGCCGCAGCCGGTCTCGGCGCTCTGTTCGGTTGA
- a CDS encoding 50S ribosomal protein L10, with the protein MAHVAAWKKDVVKELADAMKAHKVVAIVNLHGIPSAQLQMMRQGMRPKAAIIMSRNTLMNIAIDEAAKERPGLEKLKDQLGGQVAIVATDANPFRLFQEMEATKSKAAAKAGELAPEDIEVKAGDTPFKPGPIVGQLQKAGIPAGIEGGKIVIKKDKVLVKRGDPISAELAAILPKLEILPMTVGMDLRAAFEDGLIYKKDVLDIPRDYYTSLLATASRNAMGLAMEIVYLAPETVGPLMAKAYRQAVALGVKAAVPTKDTIKILLAKAEANMLAIASQTPEIGDERVKQRLSSTPSSPSPAAPKKQAEAKEEKKEEKVSEEDAAAGLGQLFG; encoded by the coding sequence ATGGCGCACGTTGCAGCTTGGAAGAAAGACGTGGTGAAGGAGCTCGCCGATGCGATGAAGGCCCACAAGGTCGTGGCGATCGTGAACTTGCACGGCATCCCTTCCGCTCAGCTACAAATGATGCGACAGGGCATGCGCCCCAAGGCGGCCATCATCATGTCCCGCAACACGTTGATGAACATCGCCATCGACGAGGCGGCCAAGGAGAGGCCCGGGCTGGAGAAGCTCAAGGACCAGCTGGGCGGACAGGTGGCCATCGTGGCCACGGACGCCAACCCATTCCGGCTGTTCCAGGAGATGGAGGCGACCAAGTCCAAGGCCGCGGCGAAGGCCGGCGAACTGGCCCCCGAGGACATCGAAGTAAAGGCGGGAGACACCCCGTTCAAGCCTGGCCCCATCGTGGGACAGCTTCAGAAGGCCGGCATTCCCGCAGGCATAGAGGGCGGAAAGATCGTCATCAAGAAGGACAAGGTGCTGGTGAAGAGGGGCGACCCCATCTCAGCTGAGCTGGCGGCCATCCTCCCCAAGCTGGAGATCCTTCCCATGACGGTGGGCATGGACCTGAGGGCCGCCTTCGAGGACGGCCTAATCTACAAGAAGGACGTGCTGGACATCCCGCGGGACTACTACACGTCCCTGTTGGCGACCGCATCGCGCAACGCCATGGGCCTGGCGATGGAGATCGTCTACCTGGCGCCCGAGACCGTGGGACCGCTGATGGCCAAAGCCTATCGGCAAGCGGTCGCGCTCGGCGTGAAGGCCGCGGTGCCGACGAAAGACACTATCAAGATCCTCTTGGCAAAGGCGGAGGCGAACATGCTCGCCATCGCGTCCCAAACACCGGAAATCGGGGACGAGCGTGTGAAACAGAGGTTGTCATCGACGCCCTCTTCCCCATCCCCCGCCGCGCCGAAGAAGCAGGCGGAGGCCAAGGAGGAGAAGAAAGAGGAAAAGGTCAGCGAGGAGGATGCCGCAGCTGGCCTTGGTCAACTATTCGGATGA
- a CDS encoding 50S ribosomal protein L1 produces MVEKATLTAVKKALEKSKKRNFVETVDISINLKDIDLSVPKNRIQDDVVLPHGRGRQIKVCVIGGNEMVAKAKTVADRVLTADELGKIADDKKLAKKMAAEFDYFIAEATLMPTIGKRLGIVLAPRGKMPKPIQPGADPRPIIETLRKTVSVRSKDHKTFHAPVGTADMTPEQIAENIDSILKRLTTKLERGQMNIGSVYVKTTMGPSERVM; encoded by the coding sequence TTGGTAGAAAAAGCGACCCTAACGGCCGTCAAGAAGGCGCTCGAGAAATCGAAGAAGCGCAACTTCGTGGAAACGGTCGACATATCCATAAATCTGAAGGACATCGATCTTTCTGTCCCCAAGAACAGAATCCAGGACGACGTCGTCCTCCCCCACGGGAGAGGAAGACAGATCAAGGTCTGCGTCATCGGCGGGAACGAAATGGTGGCCAAGGCGAAGACCGTGGCCGACCGGGTCCTGACCGCGGACGAATTGGGCAAGATCGCCGACGACAAGAAGCTGGCGAAGAAGATGGCGGCGGAGTTCGACTACTTCATCGCCGAGGCCACGCTCATGCCCACGATCGGTAAGCGCTTGGGTATCGTCCTAGCGCCCCGGGGCAAGATGCCCAAGCCCATTCAGCCCGGCGCGGACCCCAGACCGATCATCGAGACCCTGCGCAAGACCGTATCCGTGCGTTCCAAGGACCACAAGACGTTCCACGCGCCCGTCGGCACGGCGGACATGACGCCGGAGCAGATCGCGGAGAACATCGATTCCATTTTGAAGAGGCTTACGACCAAGCTGGAAAGGGGCCAGATGAACATCGGTTCCGTCTACGTGAAGACGACCATGGGCCCCTCGGAAAGAGTGATGTAG
- a CDS encoding 50S ribosomal protein L11, translating into MVDTIEVLVEGGKASPGPPLGPALGPMGVNVVQVVAKINEKTKGFVGMKVPVKVIIDPKTKTFEIKVGTPPTSALLFKEIGTEKGSGTPNTSKAGNITIEQAIKVAKMKMDSLMGKDLKHQVMEVIGVCVSSGITVEGKDPKVMQKEIKAGKWDAKFAA; encoded by the coding sequence ATGGTCGATACAATCGAAGTGCTAGTTGAAGGAGGAAAGGCCTCGCCAGGCCCGCCGCTCGGTCCCGCTCTGGGCCCCATGGGAGTGAACGTGGTCCAGGTGGTCGCGAAGATCAATGAGAAGACGAAGGGGTTCGTGGGCATGAAGGTCCCGGTCAAGGTCATCATCGACCCCAAGACGAAGACGTTCGAAATCAAGGTCGGCACCCCGCCCACCTCCGCCCTCCTGTTCAAGGAGATCGGGACGGAGAAGGGCTCAGGCACGCCGAACACCTCCAAGGCGGGGAATATCACCATCGAGCAGGCGATAAAGGTCGCCAAGATGAAGATGGACTCCCTCATGGGCAAGGACCTGAAGCATCAGGTGATGGAGGTCATCGGCGTCTGCGTCTCCTCCGGCATCACCGTGGAAGGCAAGGACCCGAAGGTCATGCAGAAGGAGATCAAGGCGGGCAAGTGGGACGCGAAGTTCGCGGCCTGA
- a CDS encoding transcription elongation factor Spt5, whose product MVAAAGVAAWNIQLKSAESVKRKVKIKVNLTITGVEGAAEWQARINDTVKMIWESGTSPEVELNLEGTKAKDLVFELQAPKGVRYGEGAKAEVEACFLGAPTICDHMEFSATARQSMVALKASIGHERQVADDVASKAKAAAAKSGIYAILSPTTLRGYVLIEGMNTDELKETVRGIRRARGLVEGETSFAEIDHFLTPKPLVSGIMEGDVVELIAGPFKGEKARVKQIDEAKEEITVELFEAMVPIPVTIRGDHVRVLGKEK is encoded by the coding sequence ATGGTGGCTGCAGCAGGCGTGGCCGCCTGGAACATCCAGCTGAAGAGTGCTGAGTCCGTCAAGCGCAAGGTCAAGATCAAGGTCAACCTGACCATCACCGGCGTGGAAGGCGCGGCCGAATGGCAGGCCCGGATCAACGACACGGTCAAGATGATCTGGGAGAGCGGAACCTCTCCTGAGGTCGAGCTCAATCTGGAAGGCACCAAGGCCAAGGACCTGGTGTTCGAGCTCCAGGCCCCCAAGGGCGTTCGTTACGGCGAAGGTGCCAAGGCCGAAGTGGAAGCGTGCTTCCTCGGCGCCCCGACGATTTGCGACCACATGGAGTTCTCGGCCACGGCCAGGCAGTCAATGGTCGCGCTCAAGGCCTCCATCGGCCACGAGCGGCAGGTCGCTGACGACGTGGCATCCAAGGCCAAGGCCGCGGCCGCCAAGAGCGGCATCTACGCTATCCTGTCTCCGACCACACTTCGGGGCTATGTGCTCATCGAGGGCATGAACACCGACGAACTCAAGGAGACGGTGCGCGGGATCAGGCGCGCACGAGGCCTCGTGGAAGGAGAGACGAGCTTCGCCGAGATCGACCACTTCCTGACGCCGAAGCCATTGGTCTCCGGTATCATGGAAGGAGATGTCGTCGAGCTCATTGCTGGCCCATTCAAGGGCGAGAAGGCGCGTGTCAAGCAGATCGACGAGGCCAAGGAGGAGATCACCGTCGAGCTCTTCGAGGCGATGGTGCCCATCCCCGTGACGATCCGTGGGGATCATGTGCGCGTGCTAGGGAAGGAGAAGTGA
- a CDS encoding protein translocase SEC61 complex subunit gamma has translation MDVVEKSWEVQKDIEERVKHVGKGKYGRVIKMARKPTNDEYIKTMTVTGLGVLLIGGLGFLIYLIWTTVPGFFR, from the coding sequence ATGGACGTAGTCGAGAAATCGTGGGAAGTCCAAAAGGACATCGAGGAACGCGTCAAGCACGTCGGCAAGGGCAAGTACGGCCGTGTCATCAAGATGGCCCGCAAGCCCACCAACGACGAGTACATCAAAACCATGACCGTCACAGGTCTAGGGGTGTTGCTCATCGGCGGCCTAGGCTTCCTCATTTACCTGATCTGGACCACCGTCCCAGGGTTCTTCCGCTAG